The window TAATTTGCAATGCAGATGGCTGATGATAATACTGAACATTTTCTAAGGGTTGAGAGCACTAACATTGATATTGAAGATGATGATATCATGGGGttggatgaagaagaaacttcaaccaaaaaaaagaaggaaaagagGACCAGAAGATTGTCTTCGGTTGTGTGGCAATACTTTGAACGTAAGGAAGGAAAAGATAAGAGTCTAACCGTACAATGCAAAGCTTGTGGAAAAACATACAAGGGTGGTCACATCGGAACAGGTAACATGAAACGTCACTTGCTAGTGTGTGCTAGAAAAGACATTAATGAAAACGTCAACTATGCAAGAACAGTTTGACTATAATGAGTTTAGAGAGTTGGTTGCTGTGGCTGTGATTGAGCATAATTTGCCTTTCCATTTTGTTACGTGGCATAGAATTAAGGATTTGCTTAGGTATTGTAAACCTGATTTGAATATCATTTCAAGGAATACTTGTAAGGCAAATTGCATGAGGATATATGATAGAGAAAAAAATAAGGTGAAATCTTTATTGGAGTCAACTTCTAGTAGGATATCCTTAACTTCTGATTGTTGGTCTTCAATTACAACTGATGGGCATATTTGTTTGACTGGACATTTTCTCGATAAAGATTGGAATATTCAGAAGAGAATTTTTAACTTTTGTTATTTGTCTCCTCCACATAACGGTGTAGCTTTATGTGAAAAAATTCATAACTTCTTATGTGGTTGGAAAATTGAGAATAGAATTTTTTCACTCACTTTGGATAATGCAAGTGTCAATGATACATGTGTTGAATTGTTGAGAAATATGTTGGTTAGCAAGGGTGGTCTTTTGAATCGGggagattttttttatatgagaTGTTCTGCTCACATTTTAAATTTGATAGTTCAATATGGTTTGAAAGAAATTGATGATTCAGTTGGAAAGGTTAGAGACATCAAGTATTTAAAAGGATCTCAAGCTAGAAAAGTCAAATTTCTAGAATGTGTTCGTCTTTGCAACTTAGATTCCAAAAAAGGTCTTAGGCAAGATGTTCCCACTAGATGGAATCTTCCTGAAGTGAATGTGGGTCTCGATCCTGCTTTTCGAGAATATAAAAGCTACCTTCAATTTAAATCGAGATTTTTTAGAGTGGACCTTTAGATTCGCCAAAATGTTTTAAAATAGGAATAGctactaaaataaatataatataatatttatttattaataataaaaaaatttcatttttataattcGTTTATtcgtttgttttaattattttatctgtTTTATTGTAAATCATTGCTTTTTAGAAATGTGTTATATTTTGATTATAAATTCCTTGAAAAACTTCTCGATTAAAGTT is drawn from Euphorbia lathyris chromosome 9, ddEupLath1.1, whole genome shotgun sequence and contains these coding sequences:
- the LOC136206501 gene encoding uncharacterized protein → MMIRGIPPLHQSRCFTGDYRIRCSGLLEKNIGLASRRPERSPLMADDNTEHFLRVESTNIDIEDDDIMGLDEEETSTKKKKEKRTRRLSSVVWQYFERKEGKDKSLTVQCKACGKTYKGGHIGTGNMKRHLLVCARKDINENVNYARTV